The Stigmatopora argus isolate UIUO_Sarg chromosome 1, RoL_Sarg_1.0, whole genome shotgun sequence genome segment TTGGCTGGCGTTTCTCCTGTTATTGAGCCAAGCCACTTATGTTCACAAAACGATGTACTGAAATAAATATGAATCACCTCTAATTATTTTTACTCAGTGATATAACATGAAATCTAGGTGTGTCAACAGAACCCCAAAAtggtatgtatacatatgtatgtatcaACAGGTGGTCAGGTCAAttataccgtgaccggacgtttggtcgccggacgtttggtcgtcggacgtttggtcgcctggacgtttggttgcccggacgtttggtcgccggacgtttggtcgcccgggtgaatataattttgagagctggtttcaacagtagatatttagatattaaactctctctctcatgaatataattttgagagctggtttcaacagtagatatttagatattaaactctctctctcatgaatataattttgagagctggtttcaacagtaaactctctgtcatgttgtcaaacgtccggcgaccaaacatccggcgaccaaacgtccggcgaccaaacgtccaagtacccaaTTATACGCTTTGCCATTTAGTAAAATGACTTATTATGCGAGTCACTATGTCATTGTAATGGTCAATTATCAAAGACACATTATTCAAAGTAAATGACAACTGCATGCAAATGAAATTACTGTTGTAGATTATTCTCTCATACTGATGTTTCAtttaaacagaaaaacaaatggaGGAACCACCTCGACCAGAACTCTTTGACTTCAATGGCGTCTCAATGACAAAATTCTTTACTGACAACTGGGAAAACGTAAAGAAATTCAAGGCCAAACCGGACGATATTGTCATAGCCTCATACCCTAAATCAGGTCAGGATATAAATATtggttttaatgtattttcccacaatttaaaaataaataagacataTTTTTACCTTAGGAACCACATGGGCCTGCTACCTGCTAGATCGCCTGTACTTTGGAAAAACACATCCAGAGAAAGAGACATCGCTCCCCTTATATATGCGAGTACCCTTTCTGGAGCTTTGCATTCCTGGTCATCccaaaggttaaaaaaagctGTTTTCCATAACCCTAGCACAGGGGTAACGAAcaagtggctctcgagccgcgtGCGGCCCTTTGCTTCATATCCTATTTCATATActctggctctttgcctcgtttcatgtttctcttatttgtattttctcttaaaactctcaaattcatcagggcccattaaaaacaaagaatgaatcatatattaaaaaagaattatgcagattgaatttttttatgctgcttctgacgtgaggtgtggctctttaactctcacagtttaaaatgttggctctttgtgtctcacttgttcgccacccctgtccAAACATGAAAAAGTGTTGCATTGATACAATGAATGATAGCATCACCCATCTGACCATGTGGTCATGCTTGAAATGCAATTATTGGTTCTCTTCTCCATTAAGGAAAAGACCTGGCAGACCAGCTGACCATCACTCCTCGTCTCATTAAAACTCATCTGCCGGTTCACTTTGTGCCAGACACATTTTGGGAGAACAACTGTAAGGTAAGTCAACCATCTGTAATGTAGTTGGTAAAGAATTGAATGCACATTTTGTTTCTTGTGCAGACAATCTACATAGCTCGTAACCCAAAGGATGTTGTAGTGTCACATTTCCACTTTAGCCGCATGAACAGCATCCATCCTGCACCCGGAGAATGGGATGGCTTCCTGCAAAG includes the following:
- the LOC144065891 gene encoding cytosolic sulfotransferase 3-like, translating into MEEPPRPELFDFNGVSMTKFFTDNWENVKKFKAKPDDIVIASYPKSGTTWACYLLDRLYFGKTHPEKETSLPLYMRVPFLELCIPGHPKGKDLADQLTITPRLIKTHLPVHFVPDTFWENNCKTIYIARNPKDVVVSHFHFSRMNSIHPAPGEWDGFLQRFMEGNMAYGAWHEHVVGWWEKKQTYPNLHYIFYEDLTENLGGEIDKLCSFLGLTPSDEEKESIKDAVTFDKMKVNKLTNFTNAPLMNLKISPFMRKGKVGDWKNHFTKAQSKQCDEHYKRKITSPGLQFRTEV